The following are encoded together in the Cyanobacterium aponinum PCC 10605 genome:
- a CDS encoding type II secretion system protein: MMKDYHRSLLKKVISNLPTNYHYFGQKGFNLLELLIVTFILGILAAIAVPNLLKQVDKARYTQAIMDMDCIADDVRTYHLENGVFPKDVGSNTKPSGVNCFPRRNIDKIPFNSRYDYESWNGGSQKCYIQITFFGKNGVRNSPTNRVVFSEPGLYYDYDDDLILTLGIFDTPCQ, translated from the coding sequence ATGATGAAAGACTACCATCGTTCGCTTTTAAAAAAAGTAATCTCAAATTTACCGACAAATTATCACTATTTTGGGCAAAAAGGCTTTAATTTGCTTGAATTGTTGATTGTAACTTTTATTCTCGGCATTTTAGCTGCGATCGCAGTTCCTAATTTATTGAAACAAGTAGATAAAGCCCGTTATACTCAAGCAATAATGGATATGGACTGTATAGCAGACGATGTCAGGACGTATCACTTAGAAAATGGAGTTTTTCCGAAAGACGTAGGCAGTAACACGAAACCATCTGGGGTTAATTGTTTTCCCCGTCGGAATATCGATAAAATTCCCTTTAATTCTCGCTACGATTATGAAAGTTGGAATGGTGGTTCGCAAAAGTGTTATATTCAAATAACTTTTTTTGGTAAAAACGGAGTGCGCAACAGTCCTACAAATCGGGTTGTTTTTTCTGAACCCGGTCTATATTATGACTATGATGATGACTTAATTTTAACTTTGGGTATATTTGATACCCCCTGCCAGTAA
- a CDS encoding TRAP transporter small permease subunit: MGIALKISKIIDNISEWCGKISYGLVLVMIALGVWNVLGRYIGKIFGENLSSNSFIELQWYVFDIIFFLGAAYALKVDSHVRVDLFYKDFSPKLKALVNILGVVLFVFPFCGVVIYFSWQYVANSWQIWEISADEGGLPRYPIKTMILVSPFLLILQGISEIIKNLDIFLNNSSVKVNES, from the coding sequence ATGGGAATAGCCTTAAAAATATCGAAAATAATAGACAATATCAGTGAATGGTGTGGCAAGATTAGCTATGGCTTAGTATTAGTAATGATTGCCTTGGGAGTGTGGAATGTTTTAGGTAGATATATTGGTAAGATTTTTGGTGAAAATTTGAGTTCTAATAGCTTTATTGAATTGCAGTGGTATGTATTTGATATTATCTTTTTTTTAGGGGCGGCTTATGCTTTAAAGGTAGATAGTCATGTTCGGGTTGATCTTTTTTATAAAGATTTTTCTCCGAAATTAAAGGCTTTAGTTAATATTTTAGGGGTTGTTTTATTTGTTTTTCCTTTTTGTGGGGTAGTAATTTATTTTTCTTGGCAATATGTAGCTAATTCTTGGCAGATATGGGAAATTTCTGCTGATGAGGGGGGTTTACCTCGTTATCCCATCAAAACAATGATTCTGGTTAGTCCTTTTTTGCTTATCCTACAAGGAATTTCCGAAATTATTAAAAATTTGGATATTTTTCTCAATAATTCTTCGGTTAAAGTCAATGAATCATGA
- a CDS encoding lysophospholipid acyltransferase family protein, giving the protein MVTKTESPITKNENQHIIKSEISPWLIRLVYPLANRIIFPFFFKNIHIEGKENVPKSGAVIIAPTHRSRWDALIVPYATGRMVTNRDPFFMVSANEMKGFQGWFIRRLGGFPVDTERPGLESLYHSGKLLSEGKMVVIFPEGNIYRTVNTVNPLKRGIAKIALEVEASNPEVEVKILPVAIKYSEVIPSRGCSVNVKIGSCLRVNEYLNGSIRENSIRLTADLKTSLQNELNLLS; this is encoded by the coding sequence ATGGTGACAAAAACAGAATCCCCCATAACCAAAAATGAAAATCAGCACATTATTAAGTCTGAAATTTCCCCTTGGTTAATTAGGTTAGTTTATCCTTTAGCTAACAGAATAATTTTTCCTTTCTTTTTCAAAAATATCCATATTGAAGGCAAAGAGAATGTCCCAAAAAGTGGGGCGGTAATCATTGCACCAACTCATCGCTCCCGGTGGGATGCTTTAATTGTGCCTTATGCCACTGGTAGAATGGTAACAAATAGAGATCCTTTTTTTATGGTATCAGCAAACGAAATGAAAGGGTTTCAAGGTTGGTTTATCCGTCGCTTGGGGGGGTTTCCCGTTGACACAGAGCGCCCAGGGTTAGAAAGTTTATATCATAGTGGAAAATTATTATCTGAAGGCAAGATGGTTGTTATTTTCCCTGAAGGAAATATTTATCGCACTGTTAATACAGTTAATCCATTGAAAAGAGGTATTGCCAAAATTGCCTTGGAAGTGGAGGCTAGTAATCCAGAAGTCGAAGTAAAAATTTTACCTGTTGCGATTAAGTATAGTGAGGTGATTCCTAGTCGTGGCTGTAGTGTTAATGTGAAAATAGGTTCTTGTTTAAGGGTTAATGAATATCTTAATGGTTCAATTAGGGAAAATAGTATTCGTTTAACCGCAGATTTAAAGACTTCTTTACAAAATGAATTAAATTTATTATCTTAA